Proteins co-encoded in one Pseudorhizobium banfieldiae genomic window:
- a CDS encoding helix-turn-helix domain-containing protein produces MSYRHSMTCYTEGIRPLVPAQWRSFDGIVGVYWDAEGQSGAKAYYLSPDPRIVIFFNDVSPHIQMTNREGGIGRDARPMTRAVYVPAGVPLWTAFTSSHRFSHLDIHLHSDRLLRFIAPSLGGAAARSILRRPVESEDVGPIETLAELLVQELAAPARHAVYGESLVGSIATALLDLPAEEKAPTSGRLTQAQLKKLHARFDARTDGRLSVAEMAQSVGLSESWFTHVFKQTTGETPQQWQRTRRVALAQKLLTETDLTVADIALQLGFADQAHLTKAFRQVAGDTPASWRRLQRFR; encoded by the coding sequence TTGAGCTACCGACACTCGATGACCTGCTACACGGAGGGTATCCGGCCGCTCGTGCCTGCGCAGTGGAGGAGTTTCGACGGCATCGTCGGCGTCTACTGGGATGCAGAGGGCCAGTCGGGAGCGAAGGCCTACTACCTCTCTCCCGACCCGCGAATCGTCATCTTCTTCAACGACGTATCGCCGCATATCCAAATGACCAACCGGGAAGGCGGCATCGGACGCGACGCGCGGCCAATGACTCGAGCGGTCTACGTGCCGGCAGGCGTCCCGCTCTGGACGGCCTTCACCTCCTCGCATCGCTTCTCGCATCTCGATATCCACCTTCACAGCGATCGGCTTCTGCGCTTCATCGCCCCTTCCCTGGGAGGAGCGGCCGCACGGTCGATCTTGCGCCGCCCTGTCGAGAGCGAGGATGTCGGACCGATCGAGACGCTGGCGGAGCTACTGGTCCAGGAGCTTGCCGCCCCCGCCAGGCACGCCGTCTATGGCGAAAGCCTCGTCGGCAGCATTGCCACTGCACTTCTCGATCTTCCGGCGGAAGAGAAGGCCCCTACCAGTGGCCGGCTTACGCAGGCGCAGCTGAAGAAGCTGCATGCCCGGTTCGATGCGCGCACCGACGGGCGCCTCAGCGTTGCCGAAATGGCCCAGTCCGTGGGGCTGTCGGAGAGCTGGTTTACCCATGTCTTCAAGCAGACGACCGGCGAAACGCCACAGCAGTGGCAGCGCACGCGCCGCGTCGCGCTGGCACAGAAGCTACTGACGGAGACCGATCTGACGGTCGCCGACATTGCCCTGCAGCTTGGATTCGCCGACCAGGCCCATCTCACCAAGGCGTTCCGCCAGGTCGCCGGCGATACCCCGGCGTCCTGGCGCCGCCTGCAGCGCTTCCGCTAG
- a CDS encoding TonB-dependent siderophore receptor gives MKIDRRGGNPKGVGMAGWQAVLLSCTALAAIWATSAVAQDGSDAAGGTQLETIVIEGTGNGDDDARTIVAKKATGVGKMPTEVLQTPASVSVITSKEVQDRGASTVEQVVQYTAGVVTDFYGSDDRFDYFDIRGFTPYTYRDGLPIGRTFGAAREEPYAFERIEILKGASSAGFGAAEPGGSVNYVTKLPKSERFGEVYGTVGSFSHKEAGIDFGDNITEDDTLSYRLTGIYQNADAEYDHSQDNKKFIMGGLTWRPTDLTSLSFVFDHLNTDGVPGSGGHPLGSDFDRDRFFGEPDYYFRTTNRNTYNVMLDHDFGNGLSFGSNARYMKSDDAFGGAYLSKTYTDGSNLADRYYFGSDKSSEQFVIDANLMYETRFNDLESRTLAGVDYNNFNSQNFGLYIPGAPSINWMNPVYSGGPASTAPNSGTRNDQTTKGIYVQQDLTFFDRLTASVGLRNDWLDLRETNLFTGVVKEGDYSEFTKRFGLSYRITDELAAYVSYAESVAPPGAGNEPTTGKQYEAGIKYQPEAFPALFTASVYDLTKGNITVYDSVTYLPTTVEEVRHRGIELEAKAEITDNIGLIAAYTYIDSEIKEPGGANDGNRLMRVPEHMASIWGTYTLPGNGIRGDMTFGVGARYVDSYFTNITNTIASESAVVFDASFTYEIRENTTLQLNASNIFDEKHVASQDSGGVYYNPGRAVYATLRQTW, from the coding sequence ATGAAGATCGATAGACGAGGCGGTAATCCCAAGGGGGTCGGCATGGCAGGGTGGCAGGCAGTCCTGCTGAGTTGCACGGCATTGGCGGCCATCTGGGCCACGTCAGCCGTGGCCCAGGACGGATCAGACGCAGCTGGCGGCACGCAACTTGAAACCATCGTCATTGAGGGCACGGGAAACGGCGACGATGACGCCCGCACAATTGTGGCGAAGAAAGCCACTGGCGTCGGCAAGATGCCGACCGAAGTCCTGCAAACGCCCGCTTCAGTTTCGGTCATCACCTCCAAGGAGGTCCAGGACCGTGGTGCCTCGACCGTCGAGCAGGTCGTCCAGTACACGGCCGGCGTGGTTACCGACTTCTATGGGTCGGACGATAGGTTCGACTACTTCGACATTCGCGGCTTTACTCCCTACACCTATCGCGACGGTTTGCCGATCGGCCGGACCTTCGGCGCAGCACGGGAAGAGCCCTATGCGTTCGAGCGGATCGAGATACTGAAGGGCGCCAGCTCGGCGGGCTTCGGCGCGGCAGAGCCCGGCGGCTCGGTGAACTACGTGACCAAGCTTCCCAAGAGCGAGCGCTTCGGGGAAGTCTACGGCACCGTGGGCTCCTTCTCGCACAAGGAAGCGGGGATCGATTTCGGCGACAACATCACCGAAGATGATACGCTCTCCTATCGCCTGACCGGCATCTATCAGAACGCTGATGCCGAGTATGATCATTCCCAGGACAATAAGAAGTTCATCATGGGTGGGCTGACATGGCGCCCCACAGATCTGACAAGCCTGTCGTTCGTATTCGACCACCTGAACACGGATGGCGTTCCCGGCAGCGGCGGCCACCCCCTTGGATCCGATTTTGACCGCGACCGCTTCTTCGGCGAACCGGACTACTATTTCCGGACGACCAACCGGAACACCTACAACGTGATGCTCGACCATGACTTCGGCAACGGACTGAGCTTCGGGTCCAATGCGCGTTACATGAAGTCCGACGATGCGTTTGGAGGGGCCTACCTCTCGAAGACGTATACGGACGGCTCTAATCTGGCGGACCGCTATTACTTCGGCAGCGACAAGTCGAGCGAGCAGTTCGTCATCGACGCGAACCTGATGTACGAAACCCGCTTCAACGATCTCGAAAGCCGCACTCTCGCAGGCGTCGACTACAACAACTTCAATTCTCAGAACTTCGGCCTGTATATCCCCGGGGCACCGAGCATCAACTGGATGAATCCGGTCTACTCCGGGGGACCTGCCTCGACAGCGCCCAATTCAGGCACGCGCAACGACCAGACAACCAAGGGCATCTACGTCCAGCAGGACCTGACGTTCTTCGACAGGCTGACAGCAAGCGTCGGCCTGCGGAACGACTGGCTCGACCTGCGTGAAACCAACCTGTTCACCGGCGTCGTCAAGGAGGGCGATTACAGCGAGTTCACCAAGCGCTTCGGCCTGAGCTACAGGATCACCGACGAACTGGCTGCCTATGTAAGCTACGCGGAGTCTGTTGCGCCTCCGGGTGCCGGCAACGAGCCGACAACGGGCAAGCAGTATGAAGCGGGCATCAAGTATCAACCGGAGGCCTTTCCGGCGCTCTTCACGGCATCGGTGTATGACCTTACCAAGGGAAACATCACCGTATACGACAGCGTGACCTATCTGCCGACCACGGTTGAAGAGGTACGCCATCGCGGCATAGAGCTCGAGGCCAAGGCGGAAATCACGGACAACATCGGCCTGATCGCGGCCTATACCTACATCGATTCGGAGATCAAGGAGCCGGGTGGAGCGAATGACGGAAACCGCCTGATGCGGGTGCCTGAGCATATGGCGTCCATCTGGGGCACCTACACGCTGCCAGGAAACGGCATCCGCGGTGACATGACGTTCGGTGTGGGAGCGCGCTATGTCGACTCGTATTTCACGAACATTACAAACACCATAGCCTCGGAAAGCGCCGTGGTGTTCGATGCTTCGTTCACCTATGAGATCAGGGAGAACACCACGCTCCAGCTCAACGCCAGCAATATCTTCGACGAGAAGCATGTTGCGAGCCAGGACAGCGGCGGCGTCTACTACAATCCCGGCCGCGCAGTCTACGCCACGCTGCGCCAGACCTGGTGA
- a CDS encoding MHYT domain-containing protein, whose translation MLAPNYDLVLVFASIAVSIMASFTGLTLTRGINALPDVRRKFMIVMASMALGGGIWSMHFVAMLAMSLPVPISYDAISTLGSALIAILMCGIAILIMHYVGRTWIHTAVAGTILGNGIVVMHYVGMSGIRGCLPTFELPGVVLAVLGATAMGIVALRISYVRRSTGHIFLGAIIFGLSVVLVHFVAVGWTGFRVGEGSGAVAPLIDNGILALLVMLSAFVICGTFLLTATNFVLVGTSEASPSVSASAPVTSTPQPQAGANEAQLPEHGRLPYERDKRIYFVEPSKVAAIRAEGHYSIIYTSDEKLFCPLSISVVEKRLDPQQFLRTHRSYLVNIEQVAAFERAKDNGRCLFEGVASLKSAPVSRAFVPRVRSALSI comes from the coding sequence ATGCTGGCACCCAATTACGACCTGGTCCTGGTGTTTGCCTCGATCGCGGTGTCGATCATGGCTTCCTTTACGGGCCTGACGCTCACGAGGGGCATCAATGCTCTGCCGGATGTGCGGCGGAAGTTCATGATCGTCATGGCATCGATGGCGCTCGGTGGCGGCATCTGGTCCATGCACTTCGTGGCCATGCTGGCGATGAGCCTGCCTGTCCCCATCAGCTATGACGCAATCAGCACCCTGGGTTCGGCGCTGATCGCCATCCTGATGTGCGGCATTGCCATCCTGATCATGCACTATGTCGGGCGCACCTGGATCCATACGGCGGTCGCCGGGACGATCCTCGGAAATGGTATCGTGGTCATGCACTATGTCGGCATGTCCGGCATTCGCGGCTGCTTGCCGACCTTCGAGCTGCCGGGCGTCGTGCTGGCCGTCCTGGGCGCGACGGCTATGGGGATTGTGGCCCTGCGGATTTCCTATGTTCGCCGCTCGACCGGCCATATCTTCCTGGGCGCCATCATCTTCGGGCTGTCGGTCGTCCTCGTGCACTTCGTCGCCGTCGGCTGGACCGGCTTCCGTGTGGGCGAAGGGTCAGGGGCCGTGGCGCCGCTGATCGACAACGGCATTCTGGCACTGCTGGTCATGCTGTCGGCCTTTGTGATCTGCGGGACGTTCCTGCTGACGGCGACCAACTTCGTGCTGGTCGGCACGTCCGAGGCATCACCTTCCGTTTCCGCCTCCGCTCCGGTGACGAGCACGCCCCAGCCGCAGGCCGGCGCAAACGAGGCGCAACTGCCGGAGCATGGCCGCCTGCCCTACGAGCGCGACAAGCGCATCTATTTCGTCGAACCGTCCAAGGTCGCGGCCATCCGGGCTGAAGGGCACTACTCGATCATCTACACATCCGATGAAAAGCTCTTCTGTCCCCTCTCGATATCCGTGGTCGAGAAGCGGCTCGACCCGCAGCAGTTCCTGCGCACCCACAGGAGCTACCTCGTCAACATTGAGCAGGTGGCGGCCTTCGAGCGCGCCAAGGACAATGGCCGATGTCTGTTCGAGGGAGTGGCCTCCCTCAAGTCCGCTCCCGTCAGCCGCGCCTTCGTGCCGCGCGTTCGCAGCGCCTTGAGCATCTAA
- a CDS encoding (2Fe-2S)-binding protein: MSKTHIKMTVNGKAVELLAEPRELLIHVLREELSITGPHIGCETTHCGACTVDMDGRSVKSCTVFAAQANGASITTIEGVGTPDGLHVLQTMFKEHHGLQCGFCTPGMITRAYRLLQENPDPTEEEVRFGMSGNLCRCTGYQNIVKAILAAAAELNAVKEAAQ, from the coding sequence ATGAGCAAGACGCACATCAAGATGACGGTCAACGGAAAGGCCGTGGAACTGCTTGCAGAACCCCGTGAACTGTTAATTCACGTGCTCCGCGAGGAGCTTTCGATCACGGGTCCCCATATCGGCTGCGAGACCACCCATTGCGGCGCCTGCACCGTGGACATGGACGGAAGGTCGGTGAAATCCTGCACCGTCTTCGCAGCCCAGGCAAATGGCGCCAGCATCACCACGATCGAGGGCGTTGGAACCCCGGACGGTCTGCACGTGCTGCAGACGATGTTCAAGGAACATCACGGCCTGCAATGCGGCTTCTGCACCCCGGGCATGATCACGCGCGCCTATCGGCTGCTGCAGGAAAACCCTGATCCGACCGAAGAGGAGGTCCGCTTCGGCATGTCCGGAAATCTGTGCCGCTGCACCGGCTACCAGAACATCGTCAAGGCGATCCTCGCCGCGGCGGCTGAACTCAATGCGGTCAAGGAGGCGGCACAATGA
- a CDS encoding aerobic carbon-monoxide dehydrogenase large subunit — MNEMTPPNTERAAALKGLGSSRKRVEDARFTQGKGNYVDDIKMPGMLFGDFVRSPYAHARIRSINSDKAKALPGVIAVLTAADLAPLNLHWMPTLAGDVQMVLADDKVLFQGQEVAFVVAENRYIAADAVELVEVDYEELPVVVDPFAAEAPDAPVLREDLAGKTEGAHGPRRHHNHIFTWEQGDRDATEKVLGSADVVAEEMVYYHRTHPCPLETCGCVASMDKVNGKLTVWGTFQAPHAVRTVASLISGIAEHNIRIVSPDIGGGFGNKVGVYPGYICAIVASIVTGVPVKWVEDRMENLMATAFARDYWMKGKISATKDGRITGLWCHVTADHGAFDACADPTKFPAGFFNICTGSYDIPVAYLAVDGVYTNKAPGGVAYRCSFRVTEAAYFIERMIEVLAIKLGMDAAELRRKNFIRKDQFPYHSALGWKYDSGDYHTAWDKALKAVDYEGLRREQAQRIEDFKAGKTRKLLGIGLTHFTEIVGAGPVKNCDILGLGMFDSCEIRIHPTGSAITRLGTISQGQGHATTFAQILASEIGIPADDITVEEGDTDTAPYGLGTYGSRSTPVAGAATAMAGRKIRAKAQMIAAYLLEVHDDDVEWDVDRFAVKGAPERFKTMKEIAFAAYNQAIPGLEPGLEAVSYYDPPNMTYPFGAYVCVMEIDVDTGEHEIRQFYALDDCGTRINPMIIEGQIHGGATEGYAIAMGQEIAYDDMGNVKTGTLMDFFLPTAWETPHYTTDFTVTPSPHHPIGAKGVGESPNVGSVPAFSNAVHDAFRAFGLTQTHMPHDHWRIWKTAHELGLHG, encoded by the coding sequence ATGAACGAGATGACACCCCCGAACACCGAACGCGCTGCAGCCCTCAAGGGCCTCGGTTCCTCCCGCAAGCGCGTCGAGGACGCCCGTTTCACCCAGGGCAAGGGCAATTATGTCGATGACATCAAGATGCCCGGCATGCTGTTCGGCGATTTCGTCCGCAGCCCTTACGCCCACGCCCGTATCAGGTCGATCAACTCGGACAAGGCGAAGGCGCTTCCCGGCGTGATCGCGGTGCTGACCGCCGCGGACCTTGCGCCGCTCAACCTGCATTGGATGCCGACGCTCGCCGGCGATGTCCAGATGGTGCTGGCCGATGACAAGGTCCTGTTCCAGGGCCAGGAAGTCGCCTTCGTCGTGGCCGAGAACCGCTACATCGCCGCCGACGCGGTCGAACTGGTCGAGGTCGACTACGAGGAACTTCCGGTCGTCGTCGACCCGTTCGCGGCCGAGGCTCCGGATGCGCCGGTGCTGCGCGAGGACCTCGCCGGCAAGACCGAGGGCGCGCACGGGCCGCGGCGTCACCACAACCATATCTTCACCTGGGAACAGGGCGACAGAGACGCGACCGAGAAGGTCCTCGGCTCGGCGGACGTGGTGGCCGAGGAGATGGTCTACTATCACCGCACCCACCCCTGTCCGCTGGAGACCTGCGGCTGCGTCGCCTCGATGGACAAGGTCAACGGCAAGCTGACGGTCTGGGGCACCTTCCAGGCGCCGCATGCGGTGCGCACGGTCGCCTCGCTCATTTCGGGCATCGCCGAGCATAATATCCGCATCGTCTCGCCGGATATCGGCGGTGGCTTCGGCAACAAGGTCGGCGTCTATCCGGGCTATATCTGCGCGATCGTCGCCTCCATCGTCACCGGCGTTCCGGTGAAGTGGGTTGAAGACCGGATGGAAAACCTGATGGCGACCGCCTTTGCCCGCGACTACTGGATGAAGGGCAAGATTTCGGCGACGAAGGACGGCAGGATCACCGGCCTCTGGTGCCACGTGACGGCCGACCACGGCGCCTTCGACGCCTGCGCCGATCCGACCAAGTTCCCGGCCGGCTTCTTCAACATCTGCACCGGATCCTATGACATTCCGGTCGCCTATCTCGCGGTCGATGGGGTCTATACCAACAAGGCCCCGGGCGGCGTCGCCTATCGCTGCTCCTTCCGGGTGACGGAAGCGGCCTATTTCATCGAGCGGATGATCGAGGTGCTGGCGATCAAGCTCGGCATGGATGCGGCCGAACTCAGGCGCAAGAACTTCATCCGCAAGGACCAGTTCCCCTATCACTCGGCGCTCGGTTGGAAGTATGACTCCGGCGACTATCACACCGCCTGGGACAAGGCGTTGAAAGCTGTCGACTACGAGGGGCTGCGACGTGAGCAGGCCCAGCGGATCGAGGACTTCAAGGCCGGAAAAACCCGCAAGCTGCTCGGTATCGGCCTCACCCACTTCACCGAAATCGTCGGTGCAGGCCCGGTCAAGAACTGCGACATCCTGGGGCTCGGCATGTTCGACTCCTGCGAGATCCGCATCCACCCGACCGGATCGGCGATCACGCGTCTCGGGACGATCAGCCAGGGCCAGGGCCATGCTACGACCTTCGCCCAGATCCTCGCCTCGGAGATAGGCATCCCCGCCGACGACATCACGGTGGAGGAGGGCGACACGGACACGGCACCCTATGGTCTCGGCACCTACGGCTCGCGCTCGACCCCGGTCGCGGGGGCGGCGACCGCCATGGCCGGCCGCAAGATTCGCGCCAAGGCGCAGATGATCGCCGCCTATCTGCTGGAGGTCCATGACGACGACGTCGAATGGGATGTCGACCGCTTTGCGGTCAAGGGCGCGCCCGAGCGTTTCAAGACCATGAAGGAGATCGCCTTCGCCGCCTACAACCAGGCGATCCCGGGTCTCGAGCCTGGCCTGGAGGCGGTAAGCTACTACGACCCGCCGAACATGACCTATCCCTTCGGCGCCTATGTCTGCGTCATGGAAATCGACGTCGATACCGGCGAACACGAGATCCGCCAGTTCTACGCGCTCGATGATTGCGGCACACGCATTAATCCGATGATCATCGAGGGCCAGATCCATGGCGGTGCGACGGAAGGCTACGCCATCGCCATGGGCCAGGAGATTGCCTATGACGACATGGGCAACGTGAAGACGGGAACACTGATGGACTTCTTCCTGCCGACGGCCTGGGAGACGCCGCACTACACGACCGACTTCACCGTCACCCCTTCGCCGCATCACCCGATCGGCGCCAAGGGCGTGGGCGAAAGCCCGAACGTTGGTTCGGTGCCGGCCTTTTCCAACGCCGTACATGACGCGTTCCGCGCCTTCGGGCTGACACAAACGCACATGCCCCATGATCACTGGCGGATCTGGAAGACGGCGCATGAACTCGGCCTTCACGGCTGA
- a CDS encoding FAD binding domain-containing protein, producing MIPAPFEYHRPESVEAAVKLIADFGDSARVLAGGHSLIPMMKMRMTDIAHLVDLQKIGTLKGIRIDGRSVTIGAMTTQHELIESTALANVAPILREAALQIADPQVRYVGTLGGNVANGDPGNDMPALMQCLDASYHLQGPDGARTVKARDFYEAAYFTARTDEEILTAVSFEAPAGGHAYVKQKRKTGDYATAAAAVVIAKSGGSCSAASISMTNLSDTPVWCEAAGEALVGTALGAADVESAVNAMLEAINPQDDNKGPAEFKRHAAAVVLRRAIERAASRA from the coding sequence ATGATACCGGCACCCTTTGAATACCACCGCCCGGAGTCCGTCGAGGCGGCGGTGAAACTCATCGCCGACTTCGGCGACAGCGCCCGCGTGCTCGCCGGCGGCCACAGCCTCATCCCGATGATGAAGATGCGCATGACCGACATCGCGCATCTGGTCGACCTGCAGAAGATCGGCACTCTGAAAGGCATCCGGATCGACGGACGCAGCGTCACCATTGGTGCCATGACGACGCAGCACGAACTGATCGAAAGTACAGCGCTCGCGAATGTCGCTCCGATCCTTCGCGAGGCCGCGCTGCAGATCGCCGATCCGCAGGTGCGCTATGTCGGCACGCTCGGCGGCAACGTCGCCAACGGCGATCCCGGCAACGACATGCCGGCCCTGATGCAGTGTCTCGACGCGAGCTACCACCTGCAAGGTCCGGATGGGGCTCGCACGGTGAAGGCGCGTGACTTCTATGAGGCTGCCTATTTCACCGCTCGCACGGACGAAGAAATTCTCACCGCGGTGAGTTTCGAGGCGCCGGCCGGCGGCCACGCCTATGTGAAGCAGAAGCGCAAGACCGGCGACTATGCCACGGCCGCGGCCGCGGTGGTGATCGCAAAATCGGGCGGCAGCTGTTCCGCCGCGTCCATTTCCATGACCAATCTTTCCGACACGCCCGTCTGGTGCGAGGCGGCCGGCGAAGCGCTGGTCGGCACTGCACTGGGCGCCGCCGATGTTGAAAGCGCGGTCAATGCGATGCTCGAGGCCATCAACCCCCAGGATGACAACAAGGGTCCGGCGGAGTTCAAGCGCCACGCCGCCGCCGTTGTCCTGCGCCGCGCGATCGAACGCGCCGCGTCCCGCGCCTGA